Proteins encoded within one genomic window of Naumovozyma dairenensis CBS 421 chromosome 6, complete genome:
- the SDH7 gene encoding Sdh7p (similar to Saccharomyces cerevisiae ACN9 (YDR511W); ancestral locus Anc_1.44) — MQKMMQSIYINRVKPFSMIRNLATHSIRKTPLLPPLSLYRKILRQHRELPTLQREMGDQYVKNEFKLHKDIDNPLHIVGFLTSWQDYLTMITHGNWKENALSRSTLEKMSDDQVVQLYELMKEAEKLYKNSTDDLDTETTEKGTTTTVEDAMKVGDSTKDSK, encoded by the coding sequence ATGCAAAAGATGATGCAGAGTATTTATATCAACAGAGTAAAaccattttcaatgatacGAAATTTAGCTACACATTCCATACGAAAGACACCATTATTACcaccattatcattatataggaaaatattaagaCAGCATCGAGAACTGCCCACATTACAAAGAGAAATGGGGGATCAATACGTGaagaatgaatttaaattacataaagatattgataatCCGTTACATATTGTTGGTTTTCTTACAAGTTGGCAAGATTATTTGACTATGATCACTCATGGAAATTGGAAGGAAAATGCCTTGAGTAGATCGACTTTGGAAAAAATGTCTGATGATCAAGTAGTACAACTTTACGAATTGATGAAAGAagctgaaaaattatataaaaatagtaCTGATGATCTGGATACAGAAACAACCGAAAAAGGGACTACTACCACTGTCGAAGATGCTATGAAAGTAGGTGATAGTACTAAAGATTCTAAGTGA
- the EMI2 gene encoding putative glucokinase (similar to Saccharomyces cerevisiae GLK1 (YCL040W) and EMI2 (YDR516C); ancestral locus Anc_1.33), whose protein sequence is MSFENLHKETEKLLTAEVDKIVTQFEIGPEKLDQLTAHFIEAMEKGLNPDLSKDNSRGLPMIPTYVTGKPNGLEQGILMAADLGGSHFRVCSVKLNGDHTFTIEQLKSKIPEELLDDDNVTSEELFSFLARRTRAFIKKFHPEVFANAGKPNQESLKMGFTFSYPVDQKSLSHGTLIRWTKVFKIKDTIGKDVVELFQQQLDDHGMDMIRIVALTNDTVGTFLTHCYQTGDHETMTGEISEPVIGCIFGTGTNGCYMEKIENIKKLPEDTRNKLLSEGKTHMVINTEWGSFDNECKVLPTTKYDIDIDQKLSSNPGFHLFEKRVSGMFLGEILRNVLVDLHSRNLILTQYRTHDQLPHRLKTPFQLSTEVLSRIEIDDSSNLRETELSFLQSLRLPTSLNERKNIQRLVRVISRRSAYLAAAPIAAILIKTGSLHQRYHGEVEIGADGYLIEYYPGYRSMLRHALALSPIGTDGERKTHLKLSKDGSTTGAALCALVASTA, encoded by the coding sequence ATGTCCTTTGAAAACTTACATaaagaaactgaaaaattattaactgCAGAAGTTGACAAAATCGTCActcaatttgaaattggtCCTGAAAAATTAGACCAATTAACAGCCCATTTTATCGAAGCAATGGAAAAGGGTCTAAACCCGGATTTATCCAAGGATAATTCTCGTGGGTTACCAATGATCCCCACTTACGTGACTGGTAAACCTAACGGTTTAGAACAAGGTATCCTTATGGCTGCTGATTTAGGTGGATCTCATTTTAGAGTTTGTTCAGTGAAATTGAATGGGGATCATACTTTCACTATTGAACAATTGAAATCTAAGATTCCTGAAGAATtgttagatgatgataatgttactagtgaagaattatttagTTTTTTGGCAAGAAGAACTAGAGCTttcattaagaaatttcatCCAGAGGTATTCGCTAATGCAGGGAAACCAAATCAagaatctttgaaaatggGGTTCACTTTCTCATACCCTGTGGATCAAAAATCTTTGAGTCATGGTACTTTAATTAGATGGACTAAAGTGTTTAAGATTAAAGATACTATAGGTAAGGATGTTGTAGAATTATTCCAACAACAATTGGATGATCATGGAATGGATATGATTAGAATTGTGGCTTTAACTAATGATACTGTAGGTACATTCTTAACACATTGTTATCAAACTGGTGATCATGAAACTATGACAGGTGAAATCTCTGAACCTGTCATTGGTTGTATCTTTGGTACTGGTACTAATGGATGTTACATggaaaagattgaaaatattaagaaattacCTGAAGAtacaagaaataaattactTTCCGAGGGTAAGACTCATATGGTTATTAATACTGAATGGGGGTCATTCGATAATGAATGTAAAGTCTTACCAACTACAAaatatgatattgatattgatcAAAAACTATCATCTAATCCAGGGTTCCATCTTTTCGAAAAACGTGTCTCTGGTATGTTCTTGGGTGAGATTTTAAGAAATGTCTTGGTTGATTTACATTCTCgtaatttaattttaacTCAATATCGTACTCATGATCAATTACCTCATCGTTTAAAGACTCCATTCCAATTATCTACTGAAGTTCtttcaagaattgaaattgatgattcttcaaatttaagAGAAACTGAATTATCATTCTTACAAAGTTTAAGACTACCGACCTCTTTAAATGAACgtaaaaatattcaaagattAGTTCGTGTTATTTCAAGAAGATCTGCATATTTAGCAGCTGCTCCAATTGCTGCCATTTTAATTAAGACTGGATCTTTACATCAAAGATATCATGGTGAAGTAGAAATTGGTGCTGATGgttatttaattgaatattatccAGGTTATAGATCAATGTTAAGACATGCTTTAGCATTGAGTCCAATCGGTACTGATGGTGAACGTAAGActcatttgaaattatctAAAGATGGATCCACTACAGGTGCCGCTCTTTGTGCTCTTGTTGCATCTACTGCATAA
- the GRX2 gene encoding dithiol glutaredoxin GRX2 (similar to Saccharomyces cerevisiae GRX1 (YCL035C) and GRX2 (YDR513W); ancestral locus Anc_1.38) has product MEIPESIKSLLPFIFILVLYLSRKQNTNKMVSQQTVEYVQKLIKENKVIIFAKSYCPYCKAAKHTIFEEINVPKSKALVLDLDLMDNGQEIQQALLAINGQKTVPHVYINGEFIGGNSEVQKIYKSGELQKMVEAL; this is encoded by the coding sequence atggaaattcctgaatcaattaaatctttattacctttcattttcatacTAGTACTCTATCTAAGtagaaaacaaaatacAAACAAAATGGTCTCCCAACAAACTGTCGAATACgttcaaaaattaatcaaagaaaataaagtcATTATTTTCGCTAAATCATATTGTCCATATTGTAAAGCTGCCAAGCATacaatttttgaagaaatcaatGTTCCAAAATCGAAGGCTTTGGTACTTGACTTGGATTTGATGGATAATGGTCAAGAAATTCAACAAGCTTTATTAGCTATTAATGGTCAAAAGACTGTCCCTCACGTTTATATTAATGGTGAATTCATTGGTGGTAACAGTGAAGTACAAAAGATTTACAAATCTGgtgaattacaaaaaatggTAGAAGCATTATAA
- the GRH1 gene encoding Grh1p (similar to Saccharomyces cerevisiae GRH1 (YDR517W); ancestral locus Anc_1.32) translates to MFRIAKNLVKTFEDTLSSSSDSNELNAFFQSIPPNFLVNQIYPQNDSTSSLNPNETVSGLRIVWVDETQLQFQSFFDYIVGINDDPLPLMQNQHGFLYPDYNQMYNILNTIITNTPNNTSAMIKFNVWSAKGGTFRDEYVTLLPRDESQLDDISLTNNGSSPANGNYSIPAFQSLGIKVQWTPLLASTFTYHILQLNIPQGPAQVGGLIPDEDYIIGCQDGLLATGGETLLQDIVRSRANQELILYVYNKVSDCVRPITVSIGANGRLGCNVGYGLLHRIPTVRTGKPSMVSQKQQQHIQPFSESLSSGSYGSADLSNGLPTSAPEGSFVPQEAAGAPVTLPISTGGASLPPPTMRKKKPVHPNMNAMNMSDYFNEGKDEAASVGSSALVSPTPPPIIHKSNKPETPETPDTPDTNEGDINDEKENEESVEQQQEEEQGQEQKES, encoded by the coding sequence ATGTTTAGAATTGCAAAGAACTTGGTAAAAACATTTGAAGATACcctttcttcatcatccgattcaaatgaattgaatgcATTTTTCCAATCAATCCCGCCAAATTTTCTTgtaaatcaaatatatccTCAAAACGATTCCACCTCTTCTTTAAACCCAAATGAAACAGTGTCAGGCCTACGAATTGTTTGGGTAGATGAAACACAACTTCAATTCCAATCATTCTTCGATTATATCGTCGGTATAAATGATGATCCTTTACCTTTGATGCAAAATCAACATGGTTTCTTGTATCCGGACTATAATCAAATGTATAACATCTTAAACAcaattattacaaatacTCCAAATAACACTAGTGCAATGattaaatttaatgtaTGGTCCGCTAAAGGTGGGACTTTCAGAGACGAATATGTTACTTTGTTACCAAGAGATGAATCTCAATTAGATGACATATCGTTGACTAACAATGGTTCCAGCCCTGCAAATGGCAATTATTCTATACCAGCTTTTCAAAGTTTAGGTATTAAAGTTCAATGGACTCCCTTACTTGCATCCACTTTCACAtatcatattcttcaattaaatatacCACAGGGGCCTGCTCAAGTTGGTGGATTAATCCCAGATGAAGACTATATCATTGGTTGTCAAGATGGGTTATTAGCCACTGGTGGTGAAACCCTATTGCAAGATATCGTTAGATCGAGAGCTAACCAGGAATTGATATTGTATGTCTATAATAAAGTTTCTGATTGTGTGAGACCAATTACTGTTTCCATCGGTGCAAATGGTAGATTAGGTTGTAACGTAGGTTATGGACTCCTTCATAGAATACCTACGGTTAGAACGGGTAAACCTTCTATGGTATCACAaaagcaacaacaacatatTCAACCATTTTCAGAATCATTGTCTTCAGGAAGTTATGGTTCTGCAGATCTATCTAATGGTCTTCCAACGTCTGCGCCAGAAGGTTCATTTGTTCCACAGGAGGCAGCTGGGGCACCAGTCACTTTACCGATTAGTACTGGAGGAGCATCACTACCACCACCTACAAtgagaaagaagaaacctGTGCATCCAAATATGAATGCTATGAACATGTCTGACTATTTTAACGAAGGTAAAGATGAAGCTGCATCTGTTGGAAGTTCTGCACTAGTCTCTCCAACTCCTCCTCCGATCATACACAAATCAAACAAACCAGAGACACCAGAGACACCAGATACACCAGATACAAACGAGGGAGATATAAATGACGAGAAAGAAAACGAAGAATCTGttgaacaacaacaagaggAAGAACAAGgacaagaacaaaaagaaagttaa
- the EMI1 gene encoding Emi1p (similar to Saccharomyces cerevisiae EMI1 (YDR512C); ancestral locus Anc_1.41) has translation MLSEYPCTMSCMEAFDQLVACYSVGGQFRSYYRYGEFNPCQKQLSKFKFCLGNSKNPIKVQEWYKEQAEYNSKFRGSSNAIWNEREPATNVE, from the coding sequence ATGTTATCCGAGTATCCATGTACCATGAGCTGCATGGAAGCTTTTGATCAATTAGTTGCTTGTTATTCAGTTGGAGGTCAATTTAGAAGTTATTATAGATATGGTGAGTTTAATCCTTGTCAAAAGCAATTatctaaattcaaattttgcCTGGGGAACTCAAAGAATCCTATCAAAGTTCAAGAATGGTATAAAGAACAAGCTGAAtataattccaaatttaGAGGAAGTTCTAATGCCATTTGGAATGAACGTGAGCCAGCAACAAATGTTGAATAG